From Polyodon spathula isolate WHYD16114869_AA chromosome 24, ASM1765450v1, whole genome shotgun sequence, one genomic window encodes:
- the rps18 gene encoding 40S ribosomal protein S18, whose translation MSLVIPEKFQHILRVLNTNIDGRRKIAFAITAIKGVGRRYAHVVLRKADIDLSKRAGELSEDEVERVITIMQNPRQYKIPDWFLNRQKDVKDGKYSQVLANGLDNKLREDLERLKKIRAHRGLRHFWGLRVRGQHTKTTGRRGRTVGVSKKK comes from the exons ATG TCTCTTGTAATCCCAGAGAAGTTCCAGCACATTCTCCGTGTTCTCAACACCAACATCGATGGGCGACGCAAAATCGCCTTCGCCATCACTGCCATCAAG GGTGTTGGAAGGCGTTACGCTCATGTGGTGCTGAGGAAGGCCGATATTGACCTGAGCAAGCGAGCTGGAGAACTGAGTGAAGATGAG GTTGAGCGTGTGATCACGATCATGCAGAACCCCAGGCAGTACAAGATCCCAGACTGGTTCCTCAACAGACAGAAGGACGTGAAGGATGGCAAATACAGCCAG gtACTGGCCAACGGTCTGGATAACAAGCTGCGTGAGGATCTGGAGAGACTGAAGAAGATCAGGGCTCACAGGGGCCTGCGCCACTTCTGGGG cCTGCGTGTGCGTGGTCAGCACACCAAGACCACTGGCAGGAGAGGCCGCACTGTCGGTGTGTCCAAGAAGAAGTAA
- the LOC121299055 gene encoding E3 ubiquitin-protein ligase RING2-A-like isoform X2 gives MATPASAQNPSKTWELSLYELHRTPQEAIMDGTEIAVSPRSLHSELMCPICLDMLKNTMTTKECLHRFCSDCIVTALRSGNKECPTCRKKLVSKRSLRPDPNFDALISKIYPSRDEYEAHQDRVLARLSRLHNQQALSSSIEEGLKMQAMHRAQRVRKHQQESDNTTFSGAEDNCDSRSHLSHGSAHSATQEAGPSRKRSKASDESCPDLDQSHEGGVTSPHESSSSEIELVFRPHPLLVDKDQYSQTRYVKTTANATVDHLSKYLALRIALEEQQRALESSAGGGAVSLEEVSEKQYTIYITTSGGQFTTLNGSLTLELVNEKYWKVSKPLELYYAHTKEQK, from the exons ATGGCCACCCCAGCCAGCGCTCAGAACCCCAGTAAAACGTGGGAGCTCAGTCTGTACGAGCTCCACAGGACGCCCCAG GAGGCGATCATGGACGGCACTGAGATCGCGGTGTCCCCGCGCAGCCTGCACAGCGAGCTCATGTGCCCCATCTGCCTGGACATGCTGAAGAACACGATGACCACCAAGGAGTGCCTGCACCGCTTCTGCTCCGACTGCATCGTCACCGCACTGCGCAGCGG TAACAAGGAGTGTCCAACGTGTCGTAAGAAGCTTGTCTCGAAGCGCTCACTACGCCCTGACCCGAACTTCGACGCCCTCATCTCCAAGATCTACCCGAGCCGGGACGAGTACGAGGCACATCAGGACAGGGTGCTGGCCAGGCTGAGCCGGCTGCACAACCAGCAGGCCCTGAGCTCCAGCATCGAGGAGGGGCTCAAGATGCAGGCCATGCACag AGCACAGCGCGTGCGGAAGCACCAGCAGGAGTCTGACAACACCACGTTCAGCGGCGCGGAGGACAACTGTGACAGCCGCTCCCATCTGAGCCACGGCTCCGCCCACAGCGCCACTCAGGAGGCGGGGCCCAGTCGCAAGCGCTCCAAGGCCTCCGACGAGTCCTGCCCTGACCTCGATCAGTCACACGAGGGGGGCGTGACCAGCCCCCACGAATCTTCCAGCTCAGAGATCGAGCTGGTCTTCAGGCCACACCCCCTGCTCGTGGACAAGGATCAGTACTCGCAGACCAG GTATGTGAAGACCACAGCAAATGCCACAGTTGACCACCTGTCCAAGTACCTGGCCCTGCGCATTGCCCTGGAAGAGCAGCAGAGGGCGCTGGAGAGCAGCGCAGGGGGCGGGGCCGTCAGCCTGGAGGAAGTGAGCGAGAAGCAGTACACCATCTACATCACCACCTCCGGAGGCCAGTTCACT ACACTGAATGGATCGCTGACGCTGGAACTTGTAAACGAAAAATACTGGAAAGTAAGCAAGCCCCTCGAACTGTACTACGCCCACACTAAAGAGCAGAAGTGA
- the LOC121299055 gene encoding E3 ubiquitin-protein ligase RING2-B-like isoform X1, whose protein sequence is MATPASAQNPSKTWELSLYELHRTPQVCITADKPTAQEAIMDGTEIAVSPRSLHSELMCPICLDMLKNTMTTKECLHRFCSDCIVTALRSGNKECPTCRKKLVSKRSLRPDPNFDALISKIYPSRDEYEAHQDRVLARLSRLHNQQALSSSIEEGLKMQAMHRAQRVRKHQQESDNTTFSGAEDNCDSRSHLSHGSAHSATQEAGPSRKRSKASDESCPDLDQSHEGGVTSPHESSSSEIELVFRPHPLLVDKDQYSQTRYVKTTANATVDHLSKYLALRIALEEQQRALESSAGGGAVSLEEVSEKQYTIYITTSGGQFTTLNGSLTLELVNEKYWKVSKPLELYYAHTKEQK, encoded by the exons ATGGCCACCCCAGCCAGCGCTCAGAACCCCAGTAAAACGTGGGAGCTCAGTCTGTACGAGCTCCACAGGACGCCCCAGGTTTGTATTACTGCTGACAAGCCCACTGCACAG GAGGCGATCATGGACGGCACTGAGATCGCGGTGTCCCCGCGCAGCCTGCACAGCGAGCTCATGTGCCCCATCTGCCTGGACATGCTGAAGAACACGATGACCACCAAGGAGTGCCTGCACCGCTTCTGCTCCGACTGCATCGTCACCGCACTGCGCAGCGG TAACAAGGAGTGTCCAACGTGTCGTAAGAAGCTTGTCTCGAAGCGCTCACTACGCCCTGACCCGAACTTCGACGCCCTCATCTCCAAGATCTACCCGAGCCGGGACGAGTACGAGGCACATCAGGACAGGGTGCTGGCCAGGCTGAGCCGGCTGCACAACCAGCAGGCCCTGAGCTCCAGCATCGAGGAGGGGCTCAAGATGCAGGCCATGCACag AGCACAGCGCGTGCGGAAGCACCAGCAGGAGTCTGACAACACCACGTTCAGCGGCGCGGAGGACAACTGTGACAGCCGCTCCCATCTGAGCCACGGCTCCGCCCACAGCGCCACTCAGGAGGCGGGGCCCAGTCGCAAGCGCTCCAAGGCCTCCGACGAGTCCTGCCCTGACCTCGATCAGTCACACGAGGGGGGCGTGACCAGCCCCCACGAATCTTCCAGCTCAGAGATCGAGCTGGTCTTCAGGCCACACCCCCTGCTCGTGGACAAGGATCAGTACTCGCAGACCAG GTATGTGAAGACCACAGCAAATGCCACAGTTGACCACCTGTCCAAGTACCTGGCCCTGCGCATTGCCCTGGAAGAGCAGCAGAGGGCGCTGGAGAGCAGCGCAGGGGGCGGGGCCGTCAGCCTGGAGGAAGTGAGCGAGAAGCAGTACACCATCTACATCACCACCTCCGGAGGCCAGTTCACT ACACTGAATGGATCGCTGACGCTGGAACTTGTAAACGAAAAATACTGGAAAGTAAGCAAGCCCCTCGAACTGTACTACGCCCACACTAAAGAGCAGAAGTGA